The region CAGGCTGCGGCAAGTCCATCCTGTTCCGTACCGGACTTGCGCAGCCGCACCGGAATCGATTTCGACGCCGGGACGAGGCTCGCTTTCGCGTGATGCGCCAACGGAATCAGCGGATTGCACTCGGGGTAGTAGCCCATCACGCAGCCGGCCGGAATGTCGAATGCGTGCACGTGCAGGCCGTCCACCTCGCGCGTGACGCCGTCGTTCGATACCGTCGATGCGCACACCGTATCGCCTTCCACCAGACCGAGCCGTCCCATGTCGCCTGGATGCATCAGCAGCACGTCGCGGCTGCCGTAGACGCCGCGAAAGCGGTCGTCGAGCGCGTAGACGGTGGTGTTGAACTGGCTGTCGCCGCGCGTGGTCATCAGGCGTAGCACGTCGGCATCGGTGGACGGCATGTCGGCATCTTCGTCCAGCGTATCGGGGACGATGAAATTCGCCTTGCCGGTTTCGGTGTTCCATTTGCGCTCGCTGGCGGCGAGCGGGCGGTGAAAGCCGCCCGGCTGCCGGAAGCGTCGATTGAAATCCTTGAACTGATCCGGGTAGGTGCGTTCGATCGCCTCGCGCACCAGCGCGTAATCGCCGACCCACGCATCCCAGTCCACTTTCGGATTCGGCGGCAGCAGCGCCTTCGCGATGCCCGCGACGATCGCCGGCTCGGACAGCAGCATGTCGGCGGCGGGCTCCGCCATCCCGTGCGAACCGTGCACGCAGGCGGTGCTGTCCTCGACGCTGACCCACTGGTCGCCGCTCGTCTGCCGGTCGATTTCGATCCGTCCGAGGCAGGGCAGCAGATACGCGAGCTCGCCGTGCAGCAGATGGCTGCGATTGAGTTTGGTGGCGATCTGCACGGTGAGCCGCAGCGAGCGCCACGCCGGGTCCATCACGTGATGATCCGGAATCGCCACCTGAAAGTTGCCGCCCAGCCCGATGAACGCCTTGACCTTGCCGTCCAGCACGCCCCGGCACGCTTCGACGGTACTCATGCCCTTGTCGCGCGGCGGTTCGAAATCGTAGAGCGCTTTCAGCTTGTCGAGCGGCGCCAGTTCGGGTTTTTCGGTGATGCCGACGGTGCGCTGTCCCTGCACGTTCGAATGCCCGCGGATCGGACAGATCCCCGCGCCCGGCCGTCCGATGTTGCCGCGCAGGAGCAGCAGGTTCGACAGCATCTGCACGTTCTGCACGCCGTTGCGGTGCTGGGTGATGCCCATGCCGAACAGCACCATCGCCGCCTTGGCCTTCGCATAGACGCGCGCGGCGTCTTCGAGCGCGGTGCGGGTGAGTTGCGAGCGCGTTTCGATCTCGTCCCACGTAATCGCGCGCATCGCGTCGGCGAACGCGTCGAAACCGTGCGTGTGTTCCGCGATGAAGGCGGCGTCCAGCACGCGCGGCGCGCCGTCGCGCTGGGCGTCGTCGTCCCATTCGATCAGCAGCTTGCAGAGTCCGGCAATCGCCGCCTCGTCGCCGCCGATCTTCACTTGATGGTATTGCGTGCTGATCCGCGTTTCGGCCGGCGTCAGCATGTCGAGCGGCGATTGCGGATTGGCGAAGCTGACCAGACCGCGTTCCTTGATCGGATTGAAGGTGACGATCTCGATGCCGCGTTTGCGCGCGTCCTGCAACTGATGCAGCATGCGCGGCGCGTTGGTGCCGGTGTTGTGGCCGAAGAAGAACAGACAGTCGGTGTGTTCGAAATCCTCGACCTGCACGGTGCCGACCGGTACGCCGATCGTCTTCGGCAACGCCACCGACGTGCTTTCGTGACACATGTTCGAACTGTCGGGCAGATTGTTGGTGCCGTACAGCCGCGCGAGAAGCGCGTACATGTACGAGGTTTCGAGCGACGCGCGGCCTGATGCGTAGAACACCGCTTCGTTCGGTTCGATCGCTTGCAGTTCCTTGGCGATCGCGGCGAAGGCGTCCTTCCAGGTGGTGGGCACGTAGCGGTCGGTGGCGGCGTCCCAACGCATCGGCGCCGTCAGGCGGCCGCGCGATTCGAGTTCGAGGCCGCTCCATGTACGCAATTCGCTCAGCGTGTGTTGCTCGAAAAAGTCGGCGCCGACGCGCTTGCTGGTGATTTCCCACGCCGTGGCCTTCGCGCCGTTTTCGCAGAACTCGAACAGGTGCGGGTCGGCGGGCTTGGCCCACGAGCAGCTGACGCAGGCGAAACCATCGGCTTTGTTCTGATGCGATAGCACGCGGCTGCCGTTCAACGCGACGTGCTCGTGCAGCAGGATCGACGCCACCGCCTTCACCGACCCCCAGCCGCCCGCCGCGTTGCGGTAGGGCTTGATAGGGGCGGAATCGGGTTTGTCCGCGGTGGCTTCGGCGACATGGGGGACGGCGGCGTGTTCGGTGCTCATGCTGGCTCCTGGCGATAGCTCTCGCCCGTTTGGTGCGATTTGCCGGAACACGCGCAAAGACCGGACCCGCGATATCGCTGCCCGTTCATTCACTGATGCATGCATCGACCCATCGACCCATCGACCCCATCGACTGCTACGCGCTGATCGGCGGCGCCTTGGGCGGTGGATCGCCTTCGGGTGCGGGATCGGTGTCTGGAATGTCCGCGGGTTGCGGATCGGGATCGACCGTCGGCGGCGGTGTCTCCGGATCGATCTCGGGCGGCATCGGCGTATGCGGTTGCGCCGTGGCAGGCAAGCTATTCGGTAAATCCATCGCACTCTCCCCATGGTTGTCGTCTTCTATCGACGCGTGGCACGCATTCGCCGTGCCACTGCCGCGAAACGCTTGACTGAAGCCGCGCGGCGGCGCGTGGTACAGCGCTTGCTCGACTCATGACTCATGGAACAGCGAATACATCAGGGAAAGGAAAGTACAACATGGCGCGACACAAGGCCGACGTGGCCGACGACGACTTCGAGATATTCGCGAGTTATCACGGAACCGGCGACGGACGTTACATAGGCGGACTGAAAGTCGTCAGGAAAGCGGATCGCAAGATCCTGTTTCCGTTCGACGGCGCGCCCGAGATCGGGCCGTATGCGACCGCCGATGAGGCGCGGCGCGCGGCGATCGATTACGGCCGCGAGATCGTGGCGGCCGATCGCGCGGCGCCGGAGAACTAGCCGCGCATGGGGGGCCGCGCTTTACAGTGACTTGCAGTGGCTCGCGGTGGCTGTCACGGGCGGGTCCATTTTTACAAAGCGCGCCGATGCTTCGTGTGTGAATGTCATGCCCGTTCAGCGTGATACCCGCTGCTAGCGACGAGCGACGGACATCAGCGTCGCAGGGTCCGGATGTTGCTGCATCGATTGAAGTCAGCCGATTCGAGGGAGAGCGACATGCAAGGCGAAACACGTGAGGATGCGCAGCAAACGCACGACTCCACAAGCGATCAGGCGAATGCCCGTCGCGATCCGTGGCACGTCTCCGAGGAAACGAAGGCACGCAACAAACCGAGCGGTACGCATTACATCGAGCCGAGTCCGCTGGGGATCGAGCCGGTCGAACAGACTGGCGTCGACAAGGCGACCAATCCGCCGCGTTCGAGCGAACGGCCGGCACAGAGTCCGGAAGTGCCGCTCGGTACCGGCGATCACGCGGAGCCGCCGGGCGGTGGCGGGCGTGAATCGCAGCGCAAGGCATGACGCTGTCCGTCTGCATCCACCGCTCGATGCACACCACAGGAGCACACGATGTTCAACGATTCGAAGCACGGCTTCGATGCGGCACAGACCGAATACGAAACCCTCATGCTCGCGCCGCACGATTGGGTGCCGAATAACCGGAAGCTGCCGGTGGTGATTTATCGCCGGGCGCTCCTGCCGAAAAGCGGCGACCTGGCCGCCGCGTTCGAACTGCTGTTCGAGCGCAACGACTGGCCGCCGCAATGGCGCGACGGCATCTTCGACTATCACCATTTCCACGCGACCGCGCACGAAGTACTCGGTATCGCGGACGGCGCCGCCCAGGTGATCGTCGGCGGCCCCGGCGGACGGGTCGTCAATCTTTCGGCCGGCGACGCGCTGTTGCTGCCGGCCGGCACCGGTCACTGCCTGCAAGCGCACGAGCGGCATTTCCTCGTGGTGGGCGGTTATCCGGCGGGGCAGCAGTGGGACATCCGGCGCGACGCATTGAGCGCGGACGAGCTTGCCGCGATGGAGGCGTTGCCGTTTCCGTCGCTCGATCCGGTCGACGGCAAGCTCGGCCCGCTCGTGCAATTCTGGCCGCAAGCGTCCTGAAAGACCGCCTGTCGTTTCACGCATACTGCGCAGCCTGGCAACTGGCGTGCAGAATCGTCCGCATCGGCGCATCATCGGTGAGCCTGAATGCGGTGTCTTCTTTGTGATTCCCTGAAAGATTCTCTGAACGGCGCCGCCGGCCACGCTGGCTTACGCAAGCAACCGCAACGCGCGACCTGCAACCGCAAGCGCGAACAACGCGCACCGCGCGCCGTTCCTGTTCCCACCCGCCGAACAAGGAGTGTCCCATGCAAAACGATCCCGCCCTCGACCAGTTGTGCATCAACACGATCCGCACGCTGGCGATGGACGCCGTGCAAAAGGCCAATTCCGGCCACCCCGGCACGCCGATGGCGCTCGCGCCGGTCGCCTATCACCTTTGGCAGAACCATCTGCGCTACGACCCGGACGAACCGCTGTGGCCGAATCGCGACCGCTTCGTGCTATCGGTCGGACATGCGTCGATGCTCCTCTACGCGTTGCTGCATCTGACCAACGTCAAGGCCGTCGATCACGACGGCAAGCCGACCGATGGACCGGCCGTATCGCTCGACGACATCGAACATTTCCGCCAACTCGACAGCAAGACGCCCGGTCACCCCGAGTACCGCATGACCACGGGCGTCGAGACGACCACCGGGCCGTTGGGCCAGGGGCTCGGCAACAGCGTCGGCATGGCGATGGCCGCGCGCTGGTACGAGAGCCGTTACAACCAGCCCGATGCGCCATTGTTCGACTACCGCGTGTACGCGCTGTGCGGCGACGGCGACATGATGGAAGGCATTTCGCACGAAGCGGCGTCGCTTGCCGGCCATCTGAAGCTGTCGAACCTGATCTGGATTTACGACAGCAATCGCGTGACGATCGAAGGGCACACCGATCTCGCGTATAGCGACGACGTGGAGAGCCGCTTCCGCGGCTACAACTGGCACACGCTGCACGTCAACGACGCGAACGACGCCGCCGCGCTCGAAGCCGCGCTCGTCGAAGCGAAGAGCGTGACCGACCGGCCGACGCTGATCGTCGTGCACAGCCTGATCGGTTATGGCTCGCCGCACAAGCAGGACTCGTCGGCCGCGCATGGCGAACCGCTCGGCGTCGAGGAAGTGGCGCTGACGAAGAAGGCCTACGGCTGGCCGGAAGACAAATTCTTCTACGTGCCGGACGGCGTGCACGAACGTTTCGCCGCGGGCTTCGGTGCGCGCGGCAAGGCGGCACGCGCCGAATGGGTCGCGAAGCACGACGCGTATCGCAAGCAATACCCGGATCGCGCGAAGGAACTCGCGTTGATCGACGCGCACGAACTGCCGGAGGGCTGGGACGCCGACATCCCCGTGTTCGACGCGGACCCGAAGGGCATGGCGTCGCGCGAATCGTCGGGCAAGGTGCTCAACGCGATTGCCGCGCGCATTCCGTGGATGATCGGCGGCGCGGCCGACCTGTCGCCGTCCACCAAGACCAACCTGAAATTCGAAGGCGCGGGCAGCTTCGAGGCCGACAACTATGGCGGCTGCAATCTGCACTTCGGCATCCGCGAACACGGGATGGGCGCGGCGGTCAACGGACTCGCGCTGTCGAATCTGCGGCCGTTCGGCTCGACCTTCCTGATTTTCAGCGACTACATGAAGCCGCCGATCCGGCTGTCCGCGATCATGGAAGTGCCGGCCATCTACGTATTCACGCACGATTCGATCGGCGTCGGCGAGGACGGGCCGACGCATCAGCCGATCGAGCAACTGGCATCGCTGCGTGGCGTGCCGGGGCTGACTGTCTTGCGTCCCGGCGACGCGAACGAAGTCGCCGAAGCGTGGCGCGTGGCGCTGACGCATCCGCGCCGTCCCTCGTGCCTCGTGGTCTCGCGCCAGCCGTTGCCGACGCTCGATCGCAGCCGCTATGCGTCGGCGCAAGGCACGCGCAAGGGCGCCTACGTGCTCGCCGATGCACCCGGCGGGCAGAAGCCGCAAGTGATCCTGATGGCGACCGGCAGCGAGTTGTCGGTGTGCGTGGAGGTCTACGAAAAGCTCAAGGGCGAGGGCATTGCCGCGCGCGTGGTGTCGATGCCGTCGTGGGATCTGTTCGAGCGTCAGGACGACGCGTACCAGGAGTCCGTGCTGCCGTCCGATGTCGATGCACGTGTCGCCGTCGAACAAGCCGCGACGCTCGGCTGGGATCGCTACGTGGGACGGCTCGGCGCGCAGGTGGTGATGCATACGTTCGGCGCCTCCGCGCCGCTCGCCGATCTGAAGAAGAAGTTCGGCTTCACGCCCGAGCATGTGTATGAAGAGGCGAAGCGGCAGATAGCGCGGGTGGAGGCGAAGCGGAAGTAGTCCTCGATCCGTCGTTCGACGTACCGACGTACCGGCGTACAGACGTACCGACGTACCGACGTCGACGTACCGGCGTATCGCGCTGTGTTCTCCGCACAGTGCGCTACGCCGGACGGCGTGCTGCCGTAACGTTGATTTTTCTTTACCTATTTTTAAGAATTTCAACAAAAAACAGGCGGCAAAAATCCATCGTAAATAATATTTGTAGATTAATGTCAAAGACGTTAAATCGTTTTGACAATAGTTAGTCACCCTGATAATTTCGCCACCCTTCTGCGCGCAATTTAAGCGCGCATTCGCTAACGTGGAATAAGCATTCAGGGGTTGTCGTGAATTACACCAGCGCGCGCGTCGAGCCGCCGCGTATCGTCGTCGCGCAGGGGACGGGCGTGACGTTGCTCAGCAACAGCAGGTTCGTCTGCGTGATGCAGCAGCCATTGCCCGGCGTCGTCATCTTCGTGCACGGCGTGAACTCCGAGGGCGAGTGGTTCGAGGCGGCGGAGAAGGGACTGTGTCTCGGTCTGAACCGGCGCCTCGCGCGACTGGACGATCAGTTGATGTACACAGGCGTGAGCGCCGGTCAGCTCTTGCCGGCGCAGTACACCGACAGTCTGACGCCCGAGGGGTTTCTGAACCCGGCCTTGCTGCCGGACAACTACATCAAGCCGGATCCTTCGTTCTCGCCGGTGATTCATTTCCGCTGGGGCTACAAGGCGAATAAGGAAGAACTGAAGGAGTACGGCGACAAGATCTTCCTGAACGAGCAGCACTATTGGGGCGGCGGTCCGTTCGCGAACGGCACGTCGAGTTTGCCCGACCTGTGGCACGAAGGACTCGACGACCGCATTTTCGGTTTCATTTCCGTGCAGGCGGTGAATCCGACCCAGCGTCCCCTGTTCCGCACGCCGCCGCGCAGTTATGCCGTGCTGGCCGCGCTGCGTCTCGCCAGGCTGGTGCGGTCGATCCGCGAGAAGCAGGCCGATGTGCCGATCACGATCGTCTGCCACAGTCAGGGCAACATGGTGGGACTGACGGCGGCGTTTTTCGGCGATGCATGGGAGCCGGTGACGGACCCGTGGGGCAAAAGCGGTCGTTGCGTCGCCGATGCCTACGTACTTGCGAATCCGCCGTACAGCGTGGCGAATACCGATACCGGCATGGATAACTGGTCGCAGCGCGGCGTCTACGATGCCCAGCATCGGCGAGGACGCGAATCGTACGACGCGCGCACGAAGACGCTCGCCGCGTTTCTCGACATCATCCGTGAACGGACGGCATTCGAAACGCCAGCTGACAGGATCGACAAGGCGATGGCGAATACCCGCACGTCGGAGAGCGGCGGCAAGCCTTATACGGCCAGCGCCGACCGGGCCGCGCATGGTTTGAACGGCCACACGCATGGACGCGTGACCCTGTATTGCTGTCCGCACGATCAGGTGATTTCCGCTGTCACGGTTCAAGGGATCGGCTGGCGCGGGTTGGGCTACATCAAGGGGAAGCCCACCCAGGAACTCGACGATATTCGCGCCAGCGGCGTGTTGACGCAGCGTGTGTTCGCGAGCGGCTTTCCGGTGGGGCAATACGCCGAGTACCACTACTGGGAAAACGACTGGCGTTACAAAAAGGGAAAGACATCGGGGTTCTGGTTTCCGCCTTCGCCGCCGGCTCGATACGGCCTCACACGCGCGTGGAGTTCGAACGAAAACTACGTGGCGAAGTTCGCCTCCACGGCGGCGGCGCCCGTGCTTTATGTCGTGACCCTGGCCACCTCGGCGCTCGATCTGTTTCAGGTCAACGCCAACCCGCCGAAAGACTGGACGGTCCTGTGCGATGCCCCGCCGCTCGACGAACCGTTTACGCCCAAGGCATTGCTGTACGGCAATGCGGTATCGGTCTGCGACGGCGATCATGCCCACAGTGAATTCAACGAAGGCAACGATCCGCCCGCAGCCTCACGGAATGCGCACAAGCCAAAAAAGGCAGAGAGCGATCCGTACGACCGGTACGAGATCAAACAGAAAGATCAGGAGGCGATCGGCAACGTCGACAGCGAGGCGTCGCAGCGCTACGAGGATCACGCGATTCTGCGCATGCGTGCGCGCAGGCAGGGCAATGCCGGGTGGGTGGATAGCGAAGGCAACGTGATTGGCGAGGATGGCAAGAGCCAGATGCCGGAGGGCTACGAGGCGTGGCACAACGAACAGATCACCGGCATCCTGGACGATGGCCGCAGGAACAATCCAACCAATCACTCGACCATCATGACGAACCCGATGCATGCGGAAAAGGCGCTGGCTTATGACGTGGCGATCGGGCTGTGTTACCTGTCGCCGCAGCAGTGGGAGGATTTGAGGGTCGAGGCGGATTGGCGGCTTGGGAAGGGAATGGACGATGACAATCCGAACAAGAAATACTGGGAATACTTCAACAATGGATCGATGGGCGGGGTTTCGTTATCGCAATGGGTTGGAGGAGATGGCGAGGCACGCCGACCGGAAAAGATCGTCGACGAACGCGAAGGTCAGTTCTATCTGAAGGTCGGGGGTATCGCATGAGTGCCTTGATATCGACATGGCCTCGCAGGATGGCGCTTGCCGCGCTGACGATGATGCTGGCTGCCATCGTCATGGTTGAGTTGAGTATGAAGTTCGGTCCTGTACCGATTTCGGAATTGACAATGGGAGATTGGATGAAACGATTGATTCTTGTGCCGGGCCTGCTGGCCTTCGTAACGTTTGTATTCACCACAGTCGTCATGCAGACATCCGCGCGGGCTACCAATCTGGAAGCGGAAGTACAAACAAAGACAGTCGAAGCT is a window of Paraburkholderia sp. D15 DNA encoding:
- a CDS encoding FdhF/YdeP family oxidoreductase; amino-acid sequence: MSTEHAAVPHVAEATADKPDSAPIKPYRNAAGGWGSVKAVASILLHEHVALNGSRVLSHQNKADGFACVSCSWAKPADPHLFEFCENGAKATAWEITSKRVGADFFEQHTLSELRTWSGLELESRGRLTAPMRWDAATDRYVPTTWKDAFAAIAKELQAIEPNEAVFYASGRASLETSYMYALLARLYGTNNLPDSSNMCHESTSVALPKTIGVPVGTVQVEDFEHTDCLFFFGHNTGTNAPRMLHQLQDARKRGIEIVTFNPIKERGLVSFANPQSPLDMLTPAETRISTQYHQVKIGGDEAAIAGLCKLLIEWDDDAQRDGAPRVLDAAFIAEHTHGFDAFADAMRAITWDEIETRSQLTRTALEDAARVYAKAKAAMVLFGMGITQHRNGVQNVQMLSNLLLLRGNIGRPGAGICPIRGHSNVQGQRTVGITEKPELAPLDKLKALYDFEPPRDKGMSTVEACRGVLDGKVKAFIGLGGNFQVAIPDHHVMDPAWRSLRLTVQIATKLNRSHLLHGELAYLLPCLGRIEIDRQTSGDQWVSVEDSTACVHGSHGMAEPAADMLLSEPAIVAGIAKALLPPNPKVDWDAWVGDYALVREAIERTYPDQFKDFNRRFRQPGGFHRPLAASERKWNTETGKANFIVPDTLDEDADMPSTDADVLRLMTTRGDSQFNTTVYALDDRFRGVYGSRDVLLMHPGDMGRLGLVEGDTVCASTVSNDGVTREVDGLHVHAFDIPAGCVMGYYPECNPLIPLAHHAKASLVPASKSIPVRLRKSGTEQDGLAAA
- a CDS encoding DUF6723 family protein, whose protein sequence is MARHKADVADDDFEIFASYHGTGDGRYIGGLKVVRKADRKILFPFDGAPEIGPYATADEARRAAIDYGREIVAADRAAPEN
- a CDS encoding cupin — encoded protein: MFNDSKHGFDAAQTEYETLMLAPHDWVPNNRKLPVVIYRRALLPKSGDLAAAFELLFERNDWPPQWRDGIFDYHHFHATAHEVLGIADGAAQVIVGGPGGRVVNLSAGDALLLPAGTGHCLQAHERHFLVVGGYPAGQQWDIRRDALSADELAAMEALPFPSLDPVDGKLGPLVQFWPQAS
- the tkt gene encoding transketolase, which codes for MQNDPALDQLCINTIRTLAMDAVQKANSGHPGTPMALAPVAYHLWQNHLRYDPDEPLWPNRDRFVLSVGHASMLLYALLHLTNVKAVDHDGKPTDGPAVSLDDIEHFRQLDSKTPGHPEYRMTTGVETTTGPLGQGLGNSVGMAMAARWYESRYNQPDAPLFDYRVYALCGDGDMMEGISHEAASLAGHLKLSNLIWIYDSNRVTIEGHTDLAYSDDVESRFRGYNWHTLHVNDANDAAALEAALVEAKSVTDRPTLIVVHSLIGYGSPHKQDSSAAHGEPLGVEEVALTKKAYGWPEDKFFYVPDGVHERFAAGFGARGKAARAEWVAKHDAYRKQYPDRAKELALIDAHELPEGWDADIPVFDADPKGMASRESSGKVLNAIAARIPWMIGGAADLSPSTKTNLKFEGAGSFEADNYGGCNLHFGIREHGMGAAVNGLALSNLRPFGSTFLIFSDYMKPPIRLSAIMEVPAIYVFTHDSIGVGEDGPTHQPIEQLASLRGVPGLTVLRPGDANEVAEAWRVALTHPRRPSCLVVSRQPLPTLDRSRYASAQGTRKGAYVLADAPGGQKPQVILMATGSELSVCVEVYEKLKGEGIAARVVSMPSWDLFERQDDAYQESVLPSDVDARVAVEQAATLGWDRYVGRLGAQVVMHTFGASAPLADLKKKFGFTPEHVYEEAKRQIARVEAKRK